A portion of the Thunnus maccoyii chromosome 20, fThuMac1.1, whole genome shotgun sequence genome contains these proteins:
- the itga3b gene encoding integrin alpha-3b: protein MNSPKMSPRLLLCAVLAVYHGTQTCSGFNIDERFPVIKEGKTKGSFFGFSVAMHEQTEGSRQYLLIAGAPKEKAISLQNVNETGAVYSCPITMDTNDCSRMDLVSSTNPSEMVEGMWLGVTVASQRNQPGGRVLACGHRYVKIIQGGTEEQRRMIGKCYVRSNDLTYDPNDDWQTYSYEVCNPNFDMELEGMCNMGISAGMTDTDVYIGATGSYLWQGNVHVTWRDPDPGNAWDSTGKDFGQLNRRYSYMGYSVLEDRKLLSHGDYTVVTGSPRDESKGSVMFGRKTDTNIEPVIIIPGEQVGSYFGNSLAITDLNNDDWNDLIVGAPFYFDRMKDEGGAVYIYMNENGSFQKTATKVLRGPATSGFGFAVAAIGDINQDGFQDFAVGAPFHDTGKVYIWMGSKKGISKEYSQVIEGKSVGNGGFQTFGYSINGGMDMDDNSYPDILVGSLDDRIALLRARPVIHLTKDFTVKPKIVDPNRCPGNTPCITATLCLSFTLSNGNKDFKKNITVKYTVEADMERRRSPRVHFQANNDDTYTGFLSLPSSKTRCNVLNLILAGPVRDKLEPVVFSLNISLHEQKPKSKRSLQNLDFFPIFSQEQKLTKRTEINFQKECGSDNKCTSNLQLTAQFVDDGRKAYPRQGKFQVLQFSSDMKIIRLMVEVTNFPSRGKVAEDAHQAMLNVTIPDALRYSGVRSADHDVQCSLEGTVICDLGNPLKGNEKVSLTLKFETSGIDLYTQEVESQLLLSTLSEQSDLKPVPVALLIENTIRPSFSIANPVVQTQFGGTVMGESAMVNTSDVGSLVEFTFNVNMEGQPLGDLGTLAVEFEWPFEVANGKWLLYLTKIVIKGQSETECKPHGEVVNLLNLTLSESRSKRVKRQIRVDNVDDTDQPHIIEPQAAITLNTRKESYLLECSKGTARCVTFTCPLLNMTDSAKIYVRSRLWNSTMLEDYPNAQRIMVKGQATLKLITNRPTIKMDSQTNMFTVDVEPVAGVEIPYELPLWIIISAAVAGILLLGIIILILWKCGFFQRASRREMYEAKAQKAEMKIQPSETERLTEDY from the exons CAAATCCATCAGAGATGGTGGAGGGCATGTGGCTGGGTGTGACCGTGGCCAGCCAGAGAAACCAGCCAGGGGGACGCGTGCTG GCATGTGGACATCGTTATGTAAAGATCATCCAAGGCGGCACAGAGGAGCAGCGTCGGATGATAGGAAAATGTTATGTAAGGAGTAATGACTTGACCTATGACCCCAACGATGACTGGCAGACATACAGTTATGAGGTCTGTAACCCCAACTTCGACATGGAGCTTGAGGGCATGTGCAACATGGGCATCTCAGCCGGCATGACAGACACTGATGTCTACATCGGCGCCACTGGCAGCTACCTGTGGCAAG GGAATGTTCATGTAACATGGAGAGATCCGGATCCAGGGAATGCATGGGACTCCACTGGAAAAGACTTTGGACAGCTGAACAGACGATACAGTTATATGg GTTATTCAGTTCTTGAAGACAGGAAGCTGCTGAGCCATGGTGACTACACAGTGGTGACAGGGTCACCCAGGGACGAGTCCAAGGGCTCTGTGATGTTTGGGAGAAAGACTGACACCAACATCGAGCCTGTGATCATCATCCCCGGGGAACAAGTGGGCTCGTACTTTGGGAACAGCCTGGCTATCACCGACCTCAACAACGATGA TTGGAATGACCTAATCGTGGGCGCCCCGTTTTACTTTGACCGTATGAAGGATGAGGGAGGAGCAGTGTATATCTACATGAATGAGAATGGATCTTTCCAGAAAACTGCCACCAAGGTATTGAGGGGTCCAGCAACCTCTGGGTTCGGCTTTGCAGTTGCTGCCATTGGTGATATCAACCAAGATGGATTCCAAG ACTTTGCAGTGGGAGCTCCTTTCCACGACACAGGAAAGGTCTACATATGGATGGGAAGTAAAAAGGGAATCTCAAAGGAGTACAGTCAG GTGATTGAGGGTAAATCAGTGGGTAATGGAGGTTTCCAGACTTTTGGCTACTCCATCAATGGAGGGATGGACATGGATGACAACAGTTACCCTGACATCTTGGTTGGCTCTCTGGATGACCGCATCGCCCTGCTCAG gGCTCGACCAGTCATCCACTTAACTAAGGACTTCACTGTCAAGCCAAAGATTGTGGACCCTAATCGGTGTCCTGGAAATACACCATG TATTACAGCGACTCTGTGCTTGTCTTTCACTCTAAGCAACGGAAACAAAGACTTCAAGAAAAATATCA CGGTGAAGTACACAGTGGAGGCCGacatggagaggagaagaagccCTCGTGTTCATTTTCAGGCCAATAATGATGACACATACACAGGCTTCCTGAGCCTGCCATCCTCCAAAACCAGGTGTAATGTTCTGAACCTGATTTTAGCG GGGCCTGTTAGAGACAAACTGGAGCCGGTGGTCTTTTCCCTCAACATATCACTACATGAACAAAAACCTAAATCCAAACGCTCCCTGCAGAACCTGGACTTTTTCCCAATTTTTAGCCAGGAGCAGAAACTCACAAAAAGAACTGAG ATTAACTTTCAGAAGGAGTGTGGCTCGGACAACAAATGTACCAGTAACCTGCAGCTGACCGCCCAGTTTGTTGATGATGGCAGAAAGGCTTACCCCAG GCAGGGCAAATTCCAGGTACTTCAGTTCAGCAGCGATATGAAGATAATACGGCTGATGGTGGAGGTGACCAACTTTCCTTCCCGGGGGAAGGTGGCTGAGGACGCCCACCAGGCCATGCTCAACGTCACCATTCCTGATGCTCTGAGATATTCTGGTGTCAGGTCGGCG GACCACGATGTACAATGCAGTCTTGAGGGCACAGTGATTTGTGATTTGGGGAATCCACTTAAAGGCAATGAGAAg GTGTCACTCACCCTCAAGTTTGAGACATCAGGGATCGATCTGTACACACAAGAGGTTgagtctcagctgcttctgtccaC cCTCAGCGAGCAGAGTGACCTGAAGCCTGTGCCTGTGGCTCTGCTGATTGAGAACACCATCCGCCCTTCCTTCTCTAT AGCGAACCCGGTGGTGCAAACACAGTTCGGTGGGACAGTGATGGGCGAGTCAGCCATGGTCAACACCAGTGACGTGGGCAGTCTGGTGGAGTTCACCTTCAAT GTAAACATGGAAGGTCAGCCCCTGGGAGACCTGGGGACCCTTGCTGTGGAATTTGAGTGGCCCTTTGAGGTTGCCAACGGCAAGTGGTTGCTGTACCTGACGAAGATCGTCATTAAGGGGCAATCAGAGACAGAATGTAAACCTCATGGAGAAGTTGTCAACCTGCTTAACCTAACT TTGTCAGAGAGTAGATCTAAGCGTGTGAAACGGCAGATCAGGGTGGACAATGTCGATGACACAGACCAGCCGCATATTATCGAGCCACAGGCAGCGATCACACTGAACACTCGAAAGGAGTCCTACTTATTG GAATGCTCCAAGGGAACAGCACGATGCGTGACTTTTACCTGTCCACTGCTCAACATGACGGATTCAGCCAAGATTTATGTGAGGTCCCGTTTGTGGAACAGTACAATGCTCGAG GACTATCCCAATGCTCAGCGGATCATGGTTAAAGGTCAAGCCACGCTGAAGCTCATTACAAATAGACCAACCATAAAGATGGACAGTCAGACTAACATG TTCACAGTAGATGTAGAACCAGTGGCAGGAGTAGAGATACCCTATGAGCTCCCGTTATGGATCATCATCTCTGCAGCTGTAGCGGGAATTCTACTACTAGGAATCATCATTCTTATACTTTGGAAG tGTGGCTTCTTCCAGAGGGCCAGCAGGAGGGAGATGTATGAGGCCAAGGCCCAGAAGGCTGAGATGAAGATCCAGCCCTCTGAGACAGAGAGGCTGACTGAGGACTACTGA